The DNA window GGAAATGCCATCACCGTCTGATCTCCCTCTCCATCCAACATGAGTTGGTGATGCTGCTATGTTAGTATTACCAGAAGGCTTGCAGTGGTGAACGTGGATGTTGTGGATAATAATGTGTGATATGTATTGAAGTGTTATGCACCCATTTCCTGTAATGTGAACATTTGCGCCACGGCCATCAATAGTTTTGTAACTATTGAAAATAAGCTCATGTTTGAGCTTAATGACCATATTTGAAGAGAAGATGATCCACAGAGGTTGGTCTTGGATGACACCGTAACGTAATGTGCCTGGTTTTGGGTTGGCTGGATCCTGGTCAGAGGAGTCAGTGACCACATAGATCTGACCACCTCTTCCACCTAACGAGCCTTGACCAAATCCAATGGCGCAGTCAGCTAAACGTTGGCGGTTGTTAGCCCAATTAGAGTCGCATCTCCAGCAATCGTCGATGGGGTTTCCAGTTTGGCATTGGCCCTTCTCTTGAATGGACAAAAGGTGCCTTCTTGATAGAGATGCATTGACTCTCCtgcaagataaaatatataaaaaaaaaaaaatcaataatgtgATAAAACTATGGAAATAACATTTGGTTGGCTTGAAGAAAATGTAAAAAGTGGGAAGATAAAATAAGCCATGTAGCTAAATGAGTTGGGTAAAAAGAAAGGTTAAAAAAACAGGGGAAACAGGGTATGCTCTGTTTGTTTCCCGGGAAAATGCAATGACAGCAAGAAAAATgacaactttgttttgttttggtgttgtAGATCGGTAAAGAGTTGAAAATGAGAGGCACCCATGAGACAGAAACCTTCAATGAACAGAACCCAGACGGGGTTTTGTTTGACTGTCccctgtttggttgctgagaaaatatggcaaatcaagaaaatgtggttttattttccatttccaGCTCAAAATCACTGCAAAAGAGAGATCCTCCTAGCAATGAGAACAACCCAGGTAAGAATTTGTTCAAAATCAGGAAAACAGAAACTACCATAAACACCAGAAGCAAAACCCAAGTTAGCATTTTTCTCTAGCTAAAAGGCTGAATGTTGGAAACTACAAAAAAACCATGATGCAAAACCATAAAATGAGCTAACACAAGATGGGTTTCTAGTGATTTGTAGCAGAAGGCTGTAAAGGTCTCACCGTTTTACATCTTCAGCAACAGCCTCAGGGTCTGGATGCTGGTGTGGAAGGGTGAGATTGAAGGCAGTAGTTTCAATAATGAATCGAGAGAAAGAAGTAAACAGGCAAATTAAGAGAATGTAGATGTTGGGAAGCTTCATCGAAGTAGCAATTAAAATGGCTTGGGCTTTTAGGTATTCGTTGTTTAACCTTGTGCTTCTCTGTAGAAGAAGATTCTTCAAGGAAGGGGTGGATGTGTGTTTCTTGAAGAACAACCAAAAAACCTTAGGAAGCTGCTGCAAATTTTGGGAAAATGTGATGTGTTTGCAGTAGCTT is part of the Populus alba chromosome 10, ASM523922v2, whole genome shotgun sequence genome and encodes:
- the LOC118059828 gene encoding probable pectate lyase 18 isoform X2: MPCHIIIILFHYISYCKHITFSQNLQQLPKVFWLFFKKHTSTPSLKNLLLQRSTRLNNEYLKAQAILIATSMKLPNIYILLICLFTSFSRFIIETTAFNLTLPHQHPDPEAVAEDVKRRVNASLSRRHLLSIQEKGQCQTGNPIDDCWRCDSNWANNRQRLADCAIGFGQGSLGGRGGQIYVVTDSSDQDPANPKPGTLRYGVIQDQPLWIIFSSNMVIKLKHELIFNSYKTIDGRGANVHITGNGCITLQYISHIIIHNIHVHHCKPSGNTNIAASPTHVGWRGRSDGDGISIFGAQKIWIDHCSLSYCTDGLIDAIMGSTGITISNNHFTHHDEVMLLGHDDKYALDTGMQVTIAFNHFGQGLVQRMPRCRRGYIHVVNNDFTAWEMYAIGGSANPTINSQGNRYTAPTDDNAKEVTKRVDTNEGDWAGWNWRTDGDIMVNGAFFVPSGAGLSAQYSKASSVEPKSAGLIQQLTLNAGVFGDPSCNSDMSREALA